The Bacteroidota bacterium DNA segment TATGCTTTATTTCCTGATTATAAGATTGACATTTCAGATATCATTGTGAATGACTCGATTATTGGGTTATTTGGATATGCAAGTGCGACTTACAAAAATATTAAAGATGAATCGAATAGTAATTTCTGGAGAATTCCGGCAGCATGGAAAGCAATAGTCGAAAATAATAAGATAAAGCACTGGCAGGTATATTGTGATTATTCAAAACTGCTTAAGATAATTGATAAGAATAAATAATATAGCGCTTGCACGTGAACGTAATTCACAACTCAAAAGCACCACATGAATGAAAACACGAAAGGAATTAAGAGAGGAATATAAGCAGATGCATTACAAAATGGTGGTATTCTAAATTAAAAAATATAATCAGTGGTACGGTGTTTATTGGAAATGGAAACTGATTGTTGAGACTCAAATATTGTCAAATGCCATAACACAATTCAATGAAAAAAATATGATTGCATTAAAAATGAATAATTTTAGACTTAATCCTTTTCTACAAGCACTTATCTCCATCAGTTTAATACTCTATTCTTGTTCAAATCAATCAAAAAGTAAACAACAAAATACCAATAATTTTGAAAATAAATGCAGCGATACCAGCGGCATTATGGATGGGGTATTTGATATTCCTGAGATAGCCGTATTAACTTCTCCAAATACTGCTCAGTCCTTTACATTTCAAAATTCTGAGAAAGTAATTGATTTTGAAGTTTCACCAACAGGATTTTATGTAGCAGCTATTGTCGAAGACACGGATGGAAATGATTTCATTAAGTTTTGGCAAATCGGGAAAAATGAAATTTGCGATAGTTGCCAATTGCCGGATGGATTTAAAGCTAATTCTATTGCCTGGCATCCTAAAGCAATGGCCTTTTTTATAATGGGGAAAAGGAAAGCAAATTATCAAATATTTAGGATTCAAAGGAATAATAAAGGTTGGATTATAAATAGCATTTTTTCTTCACCAAAAGAGTTAAGAAGGCTTATATTATGCCCTCAGCCTTTCATTATTGGCTATGATAATAAGAGCAGACAAGACTATTATTCCTACCGTATAT contains these protein-coding regions:
- a CDS encoding nuclear transport factor 2 family protein; translation: MGKGSDKAIVIRFVDAINDHNIDKIVDLMSEDHIFIDACGDKYVGKKGMKDGWKGYYALFPDYKIDISDIIVNDSIIGLFGYASATYKNIKDESNSNFWRIPAAWKAIVENNKIKHWQVYCDYSKLLKIIDKNK